One window of Vicinamibacterales bacterium genomic DNA carries:
- a CDS encoding YfhO family protein, translated as MSGGAAPPVKPSRWAWGVLAVSLLPVFGLWTTSRIFYVRDLSFFFWSRHLWLRHTVFGGHAPWWDPYVAGGQSAIADALNQLMMPVTVAVRLLPSDVVSFNLWIALPLPIAALGMFVFLRRRFQRAASPNDAAAAFGAVAFALSGPVVSMLNTPNLAWSVALVPWVLAAESFPAVAIAFGLQALCGEPVTWAATGVVAAAATLQRRPALPCLGGLVLGALLAAVQLVPTMAASVSAHRAALATPDFWSLHPLSLWEAAAPHLFGDYYTAFLADLPWMGALNFGRDPFFYSLYVGPLVLLLACAGAADWRRNGFWIVVAVAFTIAALGGYTPLYPLLRRLVPPLMYFRFPVKYIVFAVFAVAVMAADGWRAGTKGVWLAAAIGTALVVATLALLARPEMLQALCYRLAVDTHLKDVDAGVLFLTRVAPPLALRAGGMCLAAAALTAFARRRPYAWWLLAAVAGMDLLVTNGGLNPTLEVARLTPPAWFTGASGVARVYIGGRVRGYMNTGDPDAAPTWQIPAEASAVQGRMELNANLPMAPSGWGVREALSYDLPYLWPAEYEGTVRRFEQASAEERDAFLRRSGVRWCVLPVANDNYPAQASWRVVADVSDWNMRVYECHPDAARVAFAAEPRDREALFDPRLPDTDGAGEARIVEDTPSRVTVEAVVSRESFLVLRDSYAADWQADVDGRPVPIVRTAAIYRAVPLTAGRHTVRFSYRPRALFVGLTMSGVAVIGVVSAFVGARRRRRQAPAGVSSDSGRNRGFTLIELMIVLAIIGVLLAIAFNEYRGMQARGNEASALSSMRSIASAQAQFSMTCGNLKYAATLPGLGQPSPVTGAAFLSPDLTSAETIEKSGYSLHLAGKPLNDAPPACNGAAVADGYAATADPLKPGASGAAFYGINADRVLYVDDDKSFREDLAESGAPSHGRELK; from the coding sequence ATGTCTGGTGGAGCGGCGCCGCCGGTGAAGCCATCCCGGTGGGCGTGGGGCGTACTCGCCGTCTCGCTTCTGCCGGTGTTCGGGCTGTGGACGACGTCGCGCATTTTCTATGTCCGCGACCTGTCGTTCTTCTTCTGGTCGCGTCACCTCTGGCTGCGCCACACGGTGTTCGGGGGCCACGCGCCCTGGTGGGATCCGTATGTGGCCGGGGGGCAGTCGGCGATCGCCGATGCGCTGAATCAGCTGATGATGCCCGTGACCGTCGCGGTGCGGCTGCTTCCCTCCGACGTCGTGTCCTTCAATCTCTGGATCGCGCTGCCGCTCCCGATCGCCGCGCTCGGGATGTTCGTGTTCCTGCGGCGCCGGTTCCAGCGCGCGGCGTCGCCGAACGACGCGGCAGCGGCATTCGGCGCCGTGGCGTTCGCGCTGTCGGGGCCCGTCGTGTCGATGCTCAACACGCCGAATCTCGCGTGGTCGGTGGCGCTCGTGCCATGGGTGCTCGCCGCGGAATCGTTCCCGGCGGTCGCGATCGCGTTCGGGCTGCAGGCACTCTGCGGCGAGCCGGTGACGTGGGCGGCCACCGGCGTGGTGGCGGCGGCCGCGACCCTGCAGCGGCGGCCCGCGCTCCCGTGTCTCGGGGGGCTCGTCCTCGGCGCGCTGCTCGCGGCGGTGCAGCTCGTGCCGACGATGGCCGCCAGCGTGAGCGCGCATCGGGCGGCCCTGGCCACCCCGGATTTCTGGTCCCTGCACCCGTTGTCCTTGTGGGAGGCGGCAGCGCCGCACCTCTTCGGCGACTACTACACCGCCTTCCTCGCCGATCTGCCGTGGATGGGCGCGCTCAACTTCGGCCGCGACCCCTTCTTCTATTCGCTATATGTGGGACCACTCGTGCTGCTGCTGGCGTGCGCGGGGGCGGCCGACTGGCGGCGCAACGGCTTCTGGATCGTCGTGGCCGTCGCGTTCACGATCGCCGCGCTCGGCGGCTACACTCCGCTCTATCCGCTGCTGCGCCGTCTCGTACCGCCGCTCATGTACTTCCGCTTCCCGGTGAAGTACATCGTGTTCGCGGTCTTTGCCGTCGCGGTGATGGCAGCCGACGGCTGGCGGGCTGGCACGAAGGGCGTCTGGCTGGCGGCGGCGATCGGTACGGCGCTTGTCGTCGCGACACTGGCGCTCTTGGCGCGGCCCGAGATGCTGCAGGCCCTGTGCTACCGGTTGGCCGTCGACACGCACCTGAAAGATGTGGACGCCGGCGTCCTGTTTCTGACCCGCGTGGCGCCGCCGCTCGCGCTGCGCGCCGGCGGGATGTGTCTTGCCGCCGCGGCCCTCACCGCGTTCGCCAGGCGCCGGCCCTACGCCTGGTGGCTGCTCGCTGCGGTCGCGGGCATGGATCTGCTCGTGACCAACGGCGGTCTGAACCCGACCCTGGAAGTGGCGCGCCTGACGCCGCCGGCCTGGTTTACCGGCGCCTCTGGCGTGGCGCGCGTCTATATTGGCGGCCGCGTGCGCGGCTACATGAACACCGGCGATCCCGACGCCGCGCCGACCTGGCAGATCCCCGCGGAAGCCAGCGCCGTGCAGGGGCGCATGGAGCTCAACGCCAACCTGCCGATGGCTCCCTCCGGATGGGGGGTGCGCGAAGCGCTTTCCTATGATCTCCCGTATCTGTGGCCGGCCGAGTACGAGGGTACGGTCCGCCGCTTCGAGCAGGCGTCGGCCGAGGAGCGGGATGCCTTTCTCCGGCGCTCAGGCGTCCGCTGGTGCGTGCTGCCGGTGGCCAATGACAACTACCCGGCCCAGGCGTCCTGGCGGGTCGTCGCCGACGTGTCTGATTGGAACATGCGCGTCTATGAGTGTCATCCCGATGCGGCGCGCGTGGCCTTTGCCGCTGAGCCGCGCGACCGGGAGGCGCTCTTCGACCCGCGGCTGCCCGACACGGACGGCGCCGGTGAAGCGCGTATCGTGGAGGACACGCCGTCGCGCGTGACGGTCGAGGCGGTCGTGTCGCGCGAATCTTTCCTGGTGCTGAGGGATTCCTACGCGGCCGACTGGCAGGCCGACGTCGACGGCCGGCCCGTCCCGATCGTGCGTACCGCGGCGATCTACCGCGCGGTGCCGCTGACCGCGGGCCGCCACACCGTGCGCTTCAGCTACCGGCCGCGCGCGCTGTTCGTCGGTCTTACCATGTCAGGGGTGGCGGTGATCGGTGTCGTCTCGGCATTCGTCGGGGCCCGGCGTCGCCGGCGCCAGGCGCCGGCGGGGGTCTCCTCAGATTCCGGCCGCAATCGCGGCTTCACGCTCATCGAGCTGATGATCGTGCTGGCGATCATCGGGGTGCTGCTGGCGATCGCCTTCAACGAATATCGTGGCATGCAGGCGCGCGGCAACGAGGCGTCGGCGCTGTCCTCGATGCGGTCGATTGCCTCCGCGCAGGCGCAGTTCTCGATGACCTGCGGCAACTTGAAATACGCCGCCACCTTGCCGGGGCTCGGGCAGCCATCGCCGGTGACCGGGGCGGCGTTCCTGAGCCCGGACCTGACCTCCGCGGAGACGATCGAGAAATCGGGCTACAGCCTGCATCTGGCGGGCAAGCCGCTCAACGACGCGCCGCCCGCCTGCAACGGCGCGGCGGTCGCCGATGGGTATGCCGCCACCGCGGATCCCCTGAAGCCTGGCGCCAGCGGGGCGGCGTTCTACGGGATCAACGCCGATCGCGTCCTCTACGTCGACGACGACAAGTCGTTTCGAGAGGACCTGGCCGAGTCGGGCGCCCCCTCCCACGGCCGCGAGCTGAAATAG
- a CDS encoding YfhO family protein, which translates to MIRHDTPTAQSDATPDGRRVASSLSSASWLPVLLVLVVSTLPVAGMFTLTRVFFVRDLVLSFRSRFFFLRHAVWSGTFPFWDPYVANGQPAVNDALYQLFHLPSLPIRLLLPELVAYNLWVGLPVPLAGLGMYAFLRRQSRPSAAAFGAVAYALSGTIVSSTNFPNLSWSVAAVPYVFWALERLIERGTAAATALFALMIALQALAGEPVTLAATLVIAGAYAALPEGRWRRPQIALLAAAGEVAGVLLAAVQYVPLLDASRHSLRALAVDVDFWAFHPLALFELAVPHFFGDFFHSNLRETGWMLALNSGRDPFYYSMYIGVPVAMLAAVAAISRRPRTIFWTAVIAACAIASLGRFTPVYPLLRELIPPLRSFRFPVKYLSLSAFGIATLAAFAFEWLLDRDVPRRPLRGVLVAACLLAALAYGFVAWVLIAPALPIRACFELARWAHVPNPIQGAEFVLYRARPLFSALMLKLLCTAFLLWVAASARREWRLALGVLGAMAVVDLLGSNAGVNPTIDARLIAAPAWTEQIPHDSHERVYVGGRLEGYVNTTDVDAPRYARYLDEYDELTQRFLIINQFLFNPSGAAIRESLSFDLPVLWPTEFARAGGWFQIAPRADRLRYLQRVGTRFVVLPTPPYPGAKPLAQLVSAEQEHLYDAFPGARRAYVVGDALLGPSVEWQIQGMFQERFDPSTGVLVSDRPPPPAGMPGAPVPKSADFLEDGLNRVVIRAGLPGDGYLALLDTYNPDWRVAVDGTPAPMIRADGLFRAVHLTRGSHVVSFTYHPSAFYLGAQISAVTALLLGLSCLVERRRR; encoded by the coding sequence GTGATCCGGCACGACACGCCGACGGCACAATCGGACGCCACGCCGGACGGACGCCGCGTCGCTTCCTCGCTCTCGTCTGCTTCCTGGCTTCCCGTCCTGCTGGTGCTCGTCGTCTCGACGCTGCCGGTGGCCGGCATGTTCACGCTGACGCGGGTCTTCTTCGTCCGCGACCTCGTCCTCTCCTTCCGCTCGCGCTTCTTCTTCCTCCGCCACGCCGTCTGGTCTGGGACGTTTCCGTTCTGGGATCCCTATGTCGCCAACGGGCAGCCGGCGGTCAACGATGCGCTGTATCAGCTGTTCCACCTGCCTTCGCTGCCGATCCGGCTGCTCCTGCCGGAGCTGGTCGCGTACAACTTGTGGGTGGGACTGCCGGTGCCGCTCGCCGGGCTTGGCATGTACGCGTTCCTGCGGCGGCAGTCGAGACCGTCGGCCGCGGCATTCGGCGCCGTCGCCTACGCCCTCTCGGGGACGATCGTCTCGTCGACCAACTTTCCGAATCTGTCGTGGTCGGTCGCGGCGGTGCCGTACGTGTTCTGGGCGCTCGAGCGGCTGATCGAACGCGGCACCGCGGCAGCGACGGCCCTGTTTGCGCTGATGATCGCGCTGCAGGCGCTCGCGGGAGAACCGGTCACGCTCGCCGCGACGCTGGTGATCGCCGGCGCCTACGCGGCGCTGCCTGAGGGGCGATGGCGGCGGCCGCAGATTGCGCTGCTCGCCGCGGCCGGCGAAGTGGCCGGCGTGCTGCTCGCCGCCGTTCAGTACGTCCCGCTGCTCGACGCCAGCCGTCACTCGCTGCGCGCGCTGGCGGTCGACGTGGACTTCTGGGCGTTTCATCCGCTGGCGCTCTTCGAGCTCGCCGTGCCGCACTTCTTCGGCGACTTCTTCCACTCGAACCTCCGCGAGACGGGATGGATGCTGGCGCTGAACAGCGGCCGCGATCCGTTCTACTACTCCATGTACATCGGCGTGCCGGTGGCGATGCTGGCCGCGGTGGCGGCGATCTCACGGCGTCCACGCACCATCTTCTGGACCGCCGTGATCGCGGCATGCGCGATTGCATCGCTCGGCCGCTTCACGCCGGTCTACCCGCTCCTGCGCGAGCTGATTCCGCCGCTGCGCAGCTTCCGGTTTCCGGTCAAGTACCTCTCGCTCAGCGCGTTCGGCATCGCCACGCTGGCGGCGTTCGCGTTCGAATGGCTGCTCGACCGCGACGTGCCGCGCCGTCCGCTGCGCGGCGTGCTGGTCGCGGCGTGCCTGCTCGCGGCGCTCGCCTATGGATTCGTCGCGTGGGTGCTGATCGCGCCGGCGCTGCCGATCCGCGCCTGCTTTGAACTCGCCCGGTGGGCGCACGTGCCCAACCCGATCCAGGGGGCGGAATTCGTCCTCTACCGCGCCCGGCCGCTGTTCTCGGCGTTGATGCTGAAACTGCTCTGCACCGCCTTCCTGCTCTGGGTGGCGGCTTCGGCGCGCCGCGAGTGGCGGCTGGCGCTGGGCGTGCTCGGCGCGATGGCGGTCGTCGATCTGCTCGGGTCGAACGCCGGCGTCAATCCCACCATCGACGCCCGGCTCATCGCCGCCCCTGCCTGGACCGAACAGATTCCGCACGATTCGCACGAACGCGTCTACGTCGGCGGCCGTCTCGAAGGCTACGTCAACACCACCGACGTCGACGCGCCCCGCTATGCGCGCTATCTCGACGAGTACGACGAGCTGACTCAGCGCTTTCTGATCATCAACCAGTTCCTGTTCAACCCTTCTGGGGCGGCGATCCGTGAATCGCTCTCCTTCGACCTGCCGGTGCTGTGGCCGACCGAGTTCGCCCGCGCCGGCGGCTGGTTCCAGATCGCGCCGAGAGCGGATCGGCTCCGCTATCTGCAGCGTGTCGGCACGCGGTTCGTCGTCCTGCCGACGCCGCCGTATCCAGGAGCGAAACCGCTGGCGCAGCTCGTCAGCGCGGAACAGGAACATCTCTACGACGCCTTCCCCGGTGCGCGACGCGCCTATGTCGTCGGCGACGCGCTGCTCGGGCCGAGCGTGGAGTGGCAGATCCAGGGGATGTTCCAGGAGCGTTTCGACCCGTCAACGGGTGTGCTGGTGAGCGACCGACCGCCGCCGCCGGCCGGTATGCCAGGCGCGCCGGTTCCCAAGTCGGCCGACTTCCTCGAAGACGGCCTCAACCGCGTCGTGATCCGCGCCGGCCTGCCGGGCGACGGCTATCTGGCGCTGCTCGACACCTACAATCCCGACTGGCGGGTAGCGGTGGACGGCACGCCGGCGCCGATGATTCGCGCCGACGGCTTGTTCCGCGCCGTTCACCTGACGCGCGGCTCACACGTCGTCTCCTTCACGTATCACCCGTCGGCGTTCTACCTGGGCGCGCAAATCAGCGCGGTCACCGCCCTGCTCCTGGGCCTGTCATGTCTGGTGGAGCGGCGCCGCCGGTGA
- a CDS encoding prepilin-type N-terminal cleavage/methylation domain-containing protein, giving the protein MRLRRSNGFTLVELLIVVAIIGIIAAIAVPGLMRARISGNEAWAIGSLRAVTSAEGTFSASCAAGKYAAALDILGSGPSGGAPFLSPDLARAPVVTKSGYTVTLSGATLSGLTACNGATNLASGFHVWADPTSTSTGTRYFFTNTTGTVWQLTASGSSGTDTGAPSGGTPIQ; this is encoded by the coding sequence ATGAGACTGCGCCGCTCGAACGGCTTCACGCTCGTCGAACTCCTCATCGTCGTCGCGATTATCGGTATCATTGCGGCGATTGCCGTGCCGGGACTGATGCGAGCGAGGATTTCGGGGAACGAGGCGTGGGCCATCGGATCGCTCCGCGCCGTCACCAGTGCCGAAGGTACCTTCTCGGCGAGCTGCGCCGCCGGCAAGTACGCGGCGGCGCTCGATATCCTCGGCTCAGGGCCGTCGGGGGGCGCGCCCTTCCTCAGTCCGGATCTGGCGCGGGCACCGGTCGTGACCAAGAGTGGGTACACGGTGACGCTGTCAGGCGCTACCCTCTCGGGATTGACGGCCTGTAACGGCGCGACCAATCTCGCCAGCGGATTCCACGTCTGGGCCGATCCGACGTCGACCAGCACCGGTACCCGGTATTTCTTCACGAACACGACCGGCACCGTGTGGCAGCTCACCGCGTCGGGATCCTCCGGGACCGACACGGGGGCTCCCTCAGGAGGCACCCCCATCCAGTGA
- a CDS encoding prepilin-type N-terminal cleavage/methylation domain-containing protein: MRVRSQKGFTLIELLIVVAIIGIIAAIAVPGLLRARISGNEASAIGSLRAISSAQSTFAASCANGLYAQGLDTLGSGPAGGSAFISPDLSSGTTVSKSGYSVSMSGTAATGATACNAATALASGYHAWADPLSTSTGTRYFFTNTTGTIWQGTASMGAGGTDAASPSGGATIQ; encoded by the coding sequence ATGAGAGTCCGTAGTCAGAAGGGTTTCACGCTCATCGAGCTGTTGATCGTCGTGGCGATCATCGGCATCATCGCGGCGATCGCGGTCCCCGGCCTGCTGCGGGCCCGCATCTCGGGTAACGAAGCATCGGCGATCGGATCACTTCGCGCGATCAGCAGCGCGCAGTCCACTTTCGCGGCGAGCTGCGCCAACGGCCTGTATGCGCAGGGCCTGGATACGCTGGGCAGCGGTCCTGCGGGCGGGTCGGCGTTCATCAGCCCCGATCTCAGCTCCGGCACCACGGTCAGCAAGAGCGGCTACAGCGTCTCGATGAGCGGCACGGCGGCGACCGGGGCGACGGCCTGTAACGCAGCCACGGCGCTCGCCTCCGGCTATCACGCCTGGGCGGATCCGCTCTCGACGTCGACGGGCACCCGCTACTTCTTCACCAACACGACCGGCACGATCTGGCAGGGCACGGCGTCGATGGGTGCCGGCGGCACCGACGCGGCGTCTCCGTCGGGCGGCGCGACGATCCAGTAG
- a CDS encoding prepilin-type N-terminal cleavage/methylation domain-containing protein, with protein sequence MQNQKGFTLIELLIVVAIIGIIAAIAVPGLLRARISGNEASAIGSLRAISSAQSTFAASCANGLYAQGLDTLGSGPAGGSAFISPDLSSGTTVSKSGYSVSMSGTAATGATACNAATALASGYHAWANPLSTSTGTRYFFTNTTGTIWQGTATMSSGNDAASPSGGAPIQ encoded by the coding sequence ATGCAGAACCAAAAGGGCTTTACCCTCATCGAGCTTCTCATCGTCGTCGCGATCATCGGCATCATCGCGGCGATTGCGGTCCCCGGCCTGCTGCGAGCCCGAATCTCGGGTAACGAGGCCTCGGCCATCGGTTCGCTCCGCGCGATCAGCAGCGCGCAGTCGACGTTCGCGGCGAGCTGCGCCAACGGCCTGTATGCGCAGGGCCTGGATACGCTGGGCAGCGGCCCTGCGGGGGGTTCGGCGTTCATCAGCCCGGATCTGAGCTCGGGGACCACCGTCAGCAAGAGCGGCTACAGCGTCTCGATGAGCGGCACGGCTGCGACTGGGGCGACCGCCTGTAACGCAGCCACGGCGCTCGCCTCCGGCTATCACGCCTGGGCGAATCCGCTGTCGACGTCGACGGGCACCCGCTACTTCTTCACCAATACCACGGGCACGATCTGGCAGGGCACGGCGACGATGTCGAGCGGTAACGATGCCGCCTCACCGTCGGGCGGCGCGCCCATCCAGTAA